Proteins co-encoded in one Acidobacteriota bacterium genomic window:
- a CDS encoding TetR/AcrR family transcriptional regulator, with amino-acid sequence MPKLSEAAIRGKKDTIEDAARELFIKQGFHATSMRDIAKRAEVSLGNLYNYYETKDSIFESIIDRYQTVIDENLKAILFDIDEPMEPVNLRKMGESVGRLVNEHSDFWLLMYIDVLEFQNRHFRKMFDGITDRFRKIFGEKFKEAESRGDLRLGVDAAPAFTAAYMQFFNYFLVEKLFGGNQHLGLTDDQALNCITKIFAYGTLSEDSLSRFKKTANKALSG; translated from the coding sequence ATGCCAAAACTTAGCGAAGCAGCGATCCGCGGTAAAAAAGATACCATCGAGGATGCCGCACGCGAGTTGTTCATAAAGCAGGGATTTCACGCCACATCGATGCGTGACATTGCCAAACGGGCCGAAGTTTCGCTTGGGAATCTTTACAATTATTACGAGACCAAGGATTCGATCTTCGAATCAATAATCGACCGGTATCAAACCGTCATTGACGAAAATCTCAAGGCGATCCTATTTGATATAGACGAGCCGATGGAACCCGTGAACCTTCGAAAAATGGGGGAGAGCGTTGGAAGGCTGGTAAACGAACACTCTGATTTCTGGCTGCTGATGTATATTGACGTCCTGGAATTTCAGAATCGCCACTTCCGAAAGATGTTCGATGGAATAACGGACCGGTTCCGAAAGATCTTCGGTGAAAAGTTCAAAGAGGCCGAAAGCCGCGGCGATCTGAGATTAGGCGTCGACGCCGCACCGGCTTTTACGGCAGCGTATATGCAATTTTTTAATTATTTTCTGGTCGAGAAACTTTTCGGGGGCAATCAGCACCTCGGGCTGACCGATGACCAGGCTCTGAATTGTATTACCAAGATATTTGCGTATGGCACGCTCAGCGAAGACAGTTTATCGAGATTCAAAAAAACAGCGAATAAGGCGTTGAGCGGATAG
- the xylB gene encoding xylulokinase — translation MYFLGIDIGTGGSRAVVIDVNGKVVASATKEHAAFASPQIGWAEQDPRDWWRASVAAIRKVLSSVAFGADAIGAVSFSGQMHGSVFLDEKDEVIRPALLWCDQRTEKQCGEITKKIGATRLIELVSNPAITGFTLPKILWLRENELQNWERVRCILLPKDYVRLRLTGDKASDVADSSGTLLFDVVNRRWSQEILDAMEIDKDLMPPVYESIEVTGKVSAAGAEATGLIAGTPVIAGAGDNAAGAIGMGIVQPGTVSATIGTSGVVFVVTEKPTLDLKGRTHTLCHAIPNRWHMTGVTLGAGLSLKWFRDNFGGGADFATLGDEAAKVSAGSDGAIWLPYLMGERTPHLDPHARAAFIGLTASHTRGHLVRAVMEGVAFSLRDAFEIFKSLGAEVNAIRLGGGGSHSPVWRQIQADVYGQAVQTIEADEGAALGAAILAGVGVGTWNSVDEACERTIRVAEKIDVNAESAKALDQNYEIYKRLYPALKALSEPPVEPRHPACVP, via the coding sequence ATGTACTTTCTTGGCATCGACATCGGTACCGGCGGTTCGCGTGCGGTCGTCATTGACGTAAACGGCAAGGTCGTCGCGTCGGCGACCAAGGAACACGCCGCTTTTGCTTCGCCGCAGATCGGTTGGGCAGAGCAGGATCCGCGTGACTGGTGGCGGGCGTCCGTTGCGGCGATTCGCAAGGTTTTGTCGTCCGTTGCCTTCGGTGCGGATGCGATCGGAGCAGTTAGTTTCTCAGGCCAGATGCATGGCTCGGTCTTTCTCGACGAAAAGGACGAAGTCATACGTCCCGCTCTTCTCTGGTGTGATCAGCGAACCGAAAAACAGTGTGGCGAGATCACCAAAAAGATCGGAGCGACTCGTCTGATCGAACTCGTCTCAAACCCCGCGATAACGGGGTTTACTTTGCCCAAAATACTGTGGCTTCGTGAGAATGAACTGCAAAATTGGGAGCGTGTTCGGTGTATTTTGCTGCCGAAGGATTACGTTCGCCTACGTCTAACCGGGGACAAGGCGAGTGACGTCGCAGATTCGTCCGGAACGCTGCTTTTCGATGTCGTTAATCGCCGCTGGTCGCAGGAAATACTCGACGCCATGGAGATCGACAAAGATTTGATGCCCCCGGTTTACGAATCTATCGAAGTAACAGGAAAGGTCTCAGCTGCGGGGGCCGAAGCCACCGGATTGATCGCCGGAACGCCGGTGATTGCCGGAGCAGGCGACAACGCGGCCGGAGCGATCGGTATGGGAATCGTCCAGCCTGGAACGGTCAGCGCAACGATCGGAACGTCCGGTGTGGTTTTTGTCGTCACCGAAAAGCCCACACTCGATCTCAAAGGCCGCACCCACACACTTTGCCATGCGATCCCTAACCGCTGGCACATGACCGGCGTTACGCTTGGGGCGGGATTGAGTTTGAAGTGGTTTCGCGATAACTTCGGCGGCGGTGCTGATTTTGCGACGCTTGGTGACGAGGCGGCGAAGGTTTCCGCCGGTTCTGACGGAGCTATCTGGCTGCCGTACCTGATGGGCGAACGCACGCCTCACCTCGACCCTCACGCCCGAGCGGCATTTATCGGCCTAACGGCGAGCCATACACGAGGGCATTTGGTCCGGGCGGTCATGGAAGGCGTTGCATTCAGCCTCCGCGATGCGTTTGAGATATTTAAGTCACTCGGAGCCGAGGTAAACGCGATACGGCTTGGCGGCGGCGGTTCCCACTCGCCGGTTTGGCGGCAGATACAAGCCGATGTTTACGGCCAGGCGGTCCAAACGATCGAGGCTGATGAAGGGGCAGCCCTTGGTGCGGCGATACTTGCGGGTGTTGGCGTTGGAACGTGGAATTCGGTCGATGAGGCTTGCGAAAGGACGATCCGGGTCGCCGAAAAGATAGATGTTAATGCCGAATCTGCCAAAGCCCTCGACCAGAACTACGAGATTTACAAGCGTTTGTATCCGGCTCTCAAAGCACTGTCAGAACCGCCTGTGGAACCCCGGCATCCTGCCTGCGTTCCATAA